Proteins from a single region of Limosilactobacillus fermentum:
- the hpt gene encoding hypoxanthine phosphoribosyltransferase, which translates to MNNDIERILFDEEQIQTRVAELAAQITNDYQGKRPVIVSVLTGAVLFTVDLIKKIDLYAEMDFVDVSSYYGGTASSGTVKLLHDLKHSIAGKDVIIVEDIVDTGRTLKFLMELLEGRGATSIKVCTFFDKPAGREVEVATDYVGFDVPHEFLVGYGLDYENYYRNLPYVGVLKPEVYQKNDD; encoded by the coding sequence ATGAATAACGACATCGAACGGATCCTTTTTGACGAGGAGCAGATTCAAACGCGAGTGGCAGAACTGGCTGCTCAAATTACCAACGATTACCAAGGGAAGCGCCCGGTGATCGTATCTGTTTTGACGGGGGCGGTTTTGTTTACCGTCGACCTAATTAAAAAGATCGATCTGTACGCGGAGATGGACTTCGTGGACGTTTCTAGTTACTACGGGGGCACGGCGTCCAGCGGGACCGTTAAGTTACTTCACGACTTAAAGCACTCGATTGCGGGCAAGGACGTCATCATCGTCGAAGACATTGTTGATACCGGTCGGACCCTGAAGTTTTTGATGGAACTACTGGAAGGGCGTGGGGCCACGAGCATTAAGGTTTGCACCTTCTTTGATAAGCCGGCCGGACGGGAGGTCGAAGTGGCGACCGATTATGTTGGTTTTGACGTTCCCCACGAATTTTTGGTTGGCTATGGTCTGGACTACGAAAATTACTACCGGAACCTCCCGTACGTCGGCGTTTTGAAGCCGGAAGTCTACCAAAAGAATGATGACTAA
- the ftsH gene encoding ATP-dependent zinc metalloprotease FtsH: MNNNRKNNGFSHNVLFYSVIFLCIMGIAYFLFGGNSTTSQSKNLSQSEFISALKSDKVKSFQLQPDGGVYRITGTYRKAQPVSSSSTTGFSLGGQSASSTTNFESSVLESDVTIAQLQKYAEKEKVEVSTKSEESNSLWMNLLVTVLPLVIMIFFFYMMMGQAGQGGGGRGVMNFGKTKTKPSDPKENKVRFSDVAGEEEEKQELVEIVEFLKNPKKFMRLGARIPAGVLLEGPPGTGKTLLAKAVAGEAGVPFFSISGSDFVEMFVGVGASRVRDLFEQAKKTAPSIIFIDEIDAVGRRRGNGMGGGHDEREQTLNQLLVEMDGFQGDEGVIVMAATNRSDVLDPALLRPGRFDRKILVGRPDVKGREAILRVHAKNKPLASNVDLKEIAKQTPGFVGADLENLLNEAALLAARRDRTEIDAADIDEAEDRVIAGPAKRDRVISPRERNTVAYHEAGHTIVGLVLNDARVVHKVTIVPRGRAGGYAIMLPREDEMLMSKKNAEEQIAGLMGGRAAEEIIFKSQSSGASNDFEQATQIARAMVTQYGMSDKIGPVELQSSGQVFTGQGYDQSPYSEQTAALVDQEVRRILLEGHEQALHIIETHREQHKLIAEALLKYETLDEKQILSLYKTGKMPEEDVVAAEDEQHAQTFEESKRELERRENAKAEATEEDAEQTTSQTEGDEQSTPQATDAEQDKQADQTDQTKKPTDPDQPDDWDHRE; this comes from the coding sequence ATGAATAACAATCGGAAAAATAATGGATTTTCCCATAACGTCCTCTTCTATTCGGTAATCTTTCTTTGCATTATGGGGATTGCTTATTTCCTGTTTGGGGGAAATAGTACCACCAGTCAGAGTAAAAACTTATCGCAAAGCGAATTTATTTCCGCACTGAAGAGTGACAAGGTGAAAAGTTTCCAGCTGCAGCCTGATGGGGGAGTATACCGGATCACCGGGACTTACCGTAAAGCGCAGCCTGTGTCATCGAGTTCCACGACGGGCTTTTCTTTAGGTGGGCAGAGTGCAAGCTCCACGACCAACTTTGAAAGCTCGGTTCTGGAAAGTGACGTCACCATCGCCCAGCTACAGAAGTATGCTGAAAAGGAAAAGGTGGAGGTTTCAACCAAGTCGGAAGAATCCAATAGCCTTTGGATGAACCTGTTAGTGACGGTTCTTCCCTTGGTCATCATGATTTTCTTCTTCTACATGATGATGGGGCAAGCTGGTCAAGGCGGTGGCGGTCGCGGGGTGATGAACTTCGGTAAGACCAAGACCAAACCGTCAGACCCAAAGGAAAACAAGGTTCGCTTCTCCGACGTGGCCGGGGAAGAAGAAGAAAAGCAAGAACTGGTCGAAATTGTCGAGTTCTTGAAGAACCCCAAGAAGTTCATGCGCTTAGGGGCGCGGATCCCAGCCGGGGTGCTCTTAGAAGGGCCTCCGGGAACCGGGAAGACGCTCCTGGCTAAGGCCGTGGCCGGAGAAGCCGGTGTTCCGTTCTTCTCCATCTCCGGTTCGGACTTCGTTGAAATGTTCGTTGGGGTTGGGGCCAGCCGGGTCCGGGACCTGTTCGAACAAGCTAAAAAGACCGCACCGTCGATCATCTTCATTGATGAAATCGACGCCGTTGGTCGCCGCCGGGGGAACGGCATGGGTGGTGGTCACGACGAACGTGAGCAAACCCTGAACCAATTGCTGGTTGAAATGGACGGGTTCCAAGGGGACGAAGGGGTCATCGTAATGGCCGCCACCAACCGTTCCGACGTCTTAGACCCCGCTCTCTTGCGGCCGGGCCGGTTCGACCGGAAGATCTTGGTTGGTCGTCCCGACGTTAAGGGCCGTGAAGCCATTCTGCGCGTTCACGCTAAGAACAAGCCGTTGGCAAGTAACGTCGACCTAAAGGAAATCGCTAAGCAAACGCCAGGTTTTGTGGGGGCCGACCTCGAAAACCTACTGAACGAAGCCGCCCTCTTAGCTGCCCGGCGTGACCGGACGGAAATTGACGCCGCCGACATCGATGAGGCTGAGGATCGCGTGATTGCTGGGCCGGCCAAGCGTGACCGGGTCATTTCACCACGGGAACGTAACACCGTGGCCTACCACGAGGCGGGACACACGATTGTTGGGTTGGTCTTAAACGACGCCCGGGTGGTTCACAAGGTAACGATTGTGCCGCGGGGACGCGCCGGCGGGTACGCCATCATGTTGCCGCGTGAAGACGAAATGCTGATGTCTAAGAAGAATGCCGAGGAACAGATCGCCGGGTTGATGGGTGGTCGGGCCGCCGAAGAGATTATCTTCAAGTCCCAGTCGTCAGGTGCTTCTAACGACTTTGAACAGGCAACGCAAATCGCCCGCGCCATGGTTACTCAATACGGGATGTCCGATAAGATTGGTCCGGTTGAGCTCCAGAGCTCCGGACAGGTCTTCACCGGGCAAGGCTACGATCAATCACCGTACTCCGAACAAACGGCGGCCTTGGTTGATCAAGAAGTGCGCCGGATCCTGTTAGAAGGGCACGAACAAGCCCTGCACATCATCGAGACGCACCGCGAACAGCACAAGTTAATTGCCGAAGCCCTGCTGAAGTACGAAACGCTGGATGAAAAGCAAATCCTCAGTCTTTACAAGACCGGGAAGATGCCAGAAGAAGATGTGGTGGCGGCCGAAGATGAACAACACGCCCAAACCTTCGAGGAATCTAAGCGCGAACTTGAACGGCGTGAAAACGCTAAGGCTGAAGCGACCGAAGAAGACGCTGAGCAAACCACCAGCCAAACGGAGGGTGATGAGCAAAGTACTCCGCAGGCAACGGATGCTGAGCAAGACAAGCAAGCTGATCAAACCGATCAAACGAAGAAGCCAACCGACCCTGATCAACCAGATGATTGGGATCACCGGGAATAA
- the hslO gene encoding Hsp33 family molecular chaperone HslO: MEDYLVKSVAENGQFRAYAVNATALVEEAHQIHDTWSAASAALGRAMVGTLLLATSGLQGEAGMTVKIQGDGPVGFIVVDGTAQGTVKAYMQNPHVHLPLNAKGKIDVAGAVGKTGTLSVTKMAPGDKTPYTGEVNLVSGELGDDFTYYLAQSEQIPSAVGLSVFVQSDDHIEVAGGFLIQVLPGASDEAINHLETTLRELPLVSDLLREGKTPEQILETIFAGRDLKILEKMPVEYKCDCSKDRFENALASLSKDDLQEMIDNDHGAEAVCRFCGHKYHFSEEELKYLVATK, from the coding sequence ATGGAAGACTACTTAGTAAAAAGCGTGGCCGAAAACGGTCAATTTCGGGCGTACGCCGTTAACGCAACGGCCCTAGTTGAAGAAGCCCACCAAATTCACGATACTTGGAGCGCGGCCTCCGCAGCCCTGGGCCGAGCAATGGTCGGGACCTTGCTGTTAGCAACCTCGGGTCTGCAAGGGGAAGCGGGGATGACGGTCAAGATCCAAGGTGACGGGCCGGTCGGCTTTATCGTCGTTGACGGGACCGCCCAGGGGACGGTGAAGGCCTACATGCAAAATCCCCACGTTCACCTGCCCTTAAATGCCAAGGGTAAAATTGACGTGGCGGGTGCCGTAGGGAAGACGGGGACCCTGTCCGTGACCAAGATGGCCCCGGGAGATAAGACCCCGTACACCGGGGAAGTCAACCTGGTTTCGGGTGAATTAGGTGATGACTTTACTTATTACCTGGCCCAGTCAGAACAGATTCCATCGGCCGTGGGACTGTCGGTCTTTGTCCAATCCGATGACCACATTGAAGTTGCCGGGGGCTTTTTGATCCAGGTTCTACCGGGAGCAAGCGACGAAGCGATCAACCACTTGGAAACGACGCTACGGGAACTACCGCTGGTGTCTGACCTGCTACGGGAAGGGAAAACGCCCGAACAGATTCTGGAGACGATCTTTGCCGGTCGTGATTTGAAGATCCTCGAAAAGATGCCGGTCGAATACAAGTGTGATTGCTCAAAGGACCGGTTCGAAAATGCATTGGCCAGTTTATCCAAGGACGACTTACAAGAAATGATTGATAACGACCACGGGGCCGAGGCCGTCTGCCGTTTTTGTGGTCACAAGTACCACTTCAGCGAAGAAGAACTCAAGTACTTGGTCGCAACTAAGTAA
- the dusB gene encoding tRNA dihydrouridine synthase DusB: MEWKIGSVTIPNQVVVAPMAGVMNTAFRVICKKFGAGYVVSEMISDRGIMYHNKKTLQMMGVDPVEHPMGLQIFGGTKETLVEAAKFVDENTDADVIDINMGCPVNKIVNTEAGSRWLLDPNKVYEMVSYVTDAVKKPVTVKMRTGWDDQHIFAVENALAAQRAGAAAVAMHGRTRKQMYRGHADWDILKEVASQLTIPFMANGDIKTAEEAKYVLEYTGADAIMIGRAAMGNPWMLTQTVHYLENGELLPEATPEEKITTAKEHLARLVDLKGEYAGVREFRGQAAYYMKGIPRAARTKVALMEATEQAQMDEIFDRFIDQYEERQLQQNVN, translated from the coding sequence ATGGAATGGAAGATCGGGAGCGTCACAATCCCTAACCAAGTGGTTGTGGCACCGATGGCTGGGGTCATGAACACCGCCTTTCGGGTGATCTGTAAGAAGTTTGGCGCCGGCTACGTGGTTTCGGAAATGATTTCCGACCGCGGGATTATGTACCACAACAAAAAGACCCTGCAAATGATGGGTGTCGACCCGGTCGAACACCCGATGGGACTGCAAATCTTTGGTGGGACCAAAGAGACCCTGGTGGAGGCCGCTAAGTTTGTCGACGAAAACACCGATGCCGATGTGATCGACATTAACATGGGCTGCCCCGTTAATAAGATCGTCAACACTGAGGCTGGTTCCCGGTGGCTATTAGACCCCAACAAGGTTTACGAGATGGTTTCTTACGTGACCGACGCCGTAAAAAAGCCCGTAACCGTTAAAATGCGGACGGGCTGGGACGACCAGCACATCTTTGCCGTGGAAAACGCCCTAGCGGCACAGCGGGCAGGGGCAGCAGCGGTGGCAATGCACGGCCGGACCCGTAAGCAAATGTACCGGGGTCACGCTGATTGGGATATCTTGAAGGAAGTGGCCAGCCAGCTGACGATCCCGTTTATGGCTAACGGAGACATTAAGACTGCTGAAGAAGCCAAGTATGTATTGGAATACACCGGCGCCGATGCCATTATGATTGGGCGGGCCGCCATGGGGAACCCGTGGATGCTGACGCAGACGGTTCACTACTTAGAAAACGGGGAACTACTGCCGGAAGCAACGCCGGAAGAAAAAATCACGACGGCCAAGGAGCACTTGGCACGCCTGGTGGACCTGAAGGGTGAATACGCTGGGGTCCGGGAATTCCGCGGGCAAGCAGCTTACTACATGAAGGGAATTCCGCGGGCCGCCCGGACGAAGGTGGCCCTGATGGAAGCCACTGAACAGGCACAAATGGACGAGATCTTTGACCGGTTTATTGACCAGTACGAAGAACGTCAATTACAACAAAACGTAAACTAG
- the lysS gene encoding lysine--tRNA ligase — MANEEHLNDQMVVRREKMQALRDQGVAPFGHRFDPDHDLSTDIRKKYENDSGELLLAQHNVVTIAGRMIGKRGSGKASFADLLDRGGKIQFYVRQDMVGEEAYKLFKESDLGDFWGITGDVIKTRMGELTVRAEKITFLSKALRPLPDKYHGLQDPELVYRQRYLDLITNRESFERFQTRTKIIKAVRRYMDDNGFLEVETPILENIASGAEARPFVTHHNALNIDMYMRIATELRLKRLIVGGMERVYELGRIFRNEGMDPYHNPEFDTMETYAAYFDFNDVMKETEGIFKAAAGVVADDLKITYQGTELDFSTSFKRLHMVDAIKEATGIDFWQEMTVEEARKLADDNGIKYESWWKXGHIINAFFEEKVQDTLEQPIFIYGHPVEVSPLAKINEEDSRFTDRFELYILGKEYANAFSELNDPIDQRKRFKAQAQENAEGNDEAQPIDEDFVEALEYGMPPTGGLGVGIDRMVMLMTDAKSIRDVLLFPTMRPKK; from the coding sequence ATGGCGAATGAAGAGCATTTGAACGACCAGATGGTGGTTCGACGGGAAAAGATGCAGGCATTAAGGGACCAAGGGGTGGCGCCGTTTGGTCACCGTTTTGATCCGGACCACGATTTATCCACGGATATCCGCAAGAAGTACGAAAACGATAGCGGTGAACTACTGTTAGCCCAACACAACGTCGTAACGATTGCGGGACGGATGATCGGAAAACGGGGAAGCGGGAAGGCGTCCTTTGCCGACCTATTGGACCGGGGAGGCAAGATCCAATTCTACGTTCGCCAAGATATGGTGGGGGAAGAAGCCTACAAGCTATTCAAAGAATCCGACTTAGGGGATTTCTGGGGGATTACTGGTGATGTAATCAAAACCCGGATGGGCGAACTGACGGTGCGGGCCGAAAAGATTACCTTTTTATCCAAGGCCCTCCGTCCGCTGCCGGATAAGTACCACGGCTTGCAGGACCCAGAGTTAGTCTACCGTCAGCGTTACTTGGACCTGATCACTAACCGGGAAAGCTTCGAACGTTTCCAAACCAGGACTAAGATTATTAAAGCCGTGCGCCGTTACATGGACGATAATGGCTTCTTAGAGGTGGAAACCCCCATCCTAGAAAACATTGCCTCCGGGGCTGAGGCGCGGCCGTTTGTGACCCACCACAACGCCTTAAACATTGATATGTACATGCGAATTGCCACCGAACTACGGCTTAAGCGCCTAATTGTCGGCGGGATGGAACGAGTTTACGAACTGGGGCGGATCTTCCGTAACGAAGGGATGGACCCGTACCACAACCCTGAATTCGATACGATGGAAACCTACGCCGCTTACTTCGACTTCAACGACGTGATGAAGGAAACGGAAGGGATTTTTAAGGCTGCCGCTGGTGTAGTTGCTGATGACTTAAAGATTACCTACCAAGGAACGGAACTCGATTTCAGTACCTCCTTTAAGCGTCTCCACATGGTGGATGCCATTAAGGAAGCAACGGGAATCGACTTCTGGCAAGAAATGACCGTTGAAGAGGCCCGTAAGCTGGCTGATGACAACGGAATTAAATACGAGAGTTGGTGGAAGGNTGGTCACATTATTAACGCCTTCTTTGAAGAAAAGGTTCAAGATACCTTGGAACAACCGATTTTTATCTATGGTCACCCGGTAGAAGTCTCACCGTTAGCAAAGATTAACGAAGAGGATTCCCGTTTTACTGACCGGTTTGAACTGTACATTTTGGGTAAGGAATACGCGAATGCCTTCTCTGAATTAAACGACCCAATTGATCAACGCAAGCGTTTTAAGGCACAAGCTCAAGAAAACGCTGAGGGTAACGATGAAGCCCAGCCGATTGACGAGGACTTTGTTGAAGCACTCGAATACGGGATGCCGCCTACCGGTGGGCTCGGGGTCGGAATCGACCGGATGGTAATGTTGATGACGGACGCAAAGTCAATTCGCGACGTCTTATTATTCCCAACGATGCGACCAAAGAAGTAG